From the genome of Cuculus canorus isolate bCucCan1 chromosome 4, bCucCan1.pri, whole genome shotgun sequence:
TGCCATGAAAACCTTTTAAAACATACTTTAATTTTCTCACTGTTCTGTCAGTCCACTTGACGTGGGTTAGCTTTGTTCTGTTCACCACTCAGCATAATGTACATGCACTTCACTCCAATCTGAAAGGAATCATCATAGTTGTTTGAttgcatgaaataaaaacaacatcCTTTCCCATCAGACATTTACAGtagattaaaaccaaaatgaaaattcaagtGTTGAAAGCTGCTTCCTCAAACAGTGACAAGAAGTAGTCATGAGCAAATGAGAGCTGAAACGCTTCAGCTGTATTTAGTTCCACAAATAGGTTTTGCTTTGGGTCAGGCTTCCTGTATTTTGTGAACTTGCATGTGTCCAACAGTGTGCCATGAACAGCAGCAACAGTTGCTTTAACTTTGTAATCATGTGGCAAAGCAGTAAAATATCTGCAATGTATTTTATGGACAAAGATTCCAAACTATCTAACTTATTTCAACAGGCAAGCAGTCCTACAACAGGAACAGCTCCCAGGAGTCAATCACGGTTGTCTGTCTGCCCTTCCACTCAGGACATTTGTAGGTATGTGCTGAAAAAACATACTTTAATCTGGCTGATGCTTGTTAGTTGTTGTCTGTATTAAATAATACGTAGCTGTTGCTTCTGCTTAACACTATTCATAATTTACATAgactttagttttcttttgatctctttttttggttctggtttgcttttcattctCATGTGTTCCTGTTAAAATTCATGTTctcatttttgtccttttttttgtgatttctctctgtctttctacCCATCCTTACCATTGCCATCCCTTTCCTTTGCTTACTGCTTTGTCTAGATCTACTGCCTTGCATGATTTGTCAGAAGATGAGCTTGAACATGCAACCCCTGTCATGGTGCTGACTCCTTCTAATAGGGAGTCGGGTAAGAAACAAGTAAAACGAAGGTTTAGGCGGAAAAAAGAGACTGGAGACAATGGTGAGcatacagaaaagcaaggaaaggggagagactGTAAATTACATCCTCAGCCAGTGAGACCCAGCTGGAATGCATCTGATTCATCATCATCTTCGGATGAGAGTCAGTGGGCTCAGGCTAGAAGGAGAGCAAGAGAAAAGTCCAGAATGccgaggagggggagaaggaacAATAGATCATGCACTAATCATGATGGGTCCTCAAACAATAATGCTGTTGAACTTGtcaccttggggacaatgcggaaaaagaagcaagaggTATCTGACTCTGAGAATCCTACTTTAAATCACCGCCGAAGAAGGGTTCCGAGGCTTAAAGAATCACAGTCTTCAGCTTCATCTCAGGAACCAAGGATTTCCTCAAGGAAATGtgggaaaagcaaaggcaaaagctACTACAGAGATCAGCAGCCTGCATCTATTCTTAGGGACAATAAAGATTCAAAGGACTGCTTTGCAGAGGCAGGCTCCGGCAGTGATGCTCTGGCAGTCGCAGATAATGGAGcacctgctggagcagggaccAGTGTGAGTGACGCTGTTCGGAAGCCTCCAGTGTTGTATGATGACTGGTCTGATGATTTAGAAGTATGCAGGTTAGTCCCTAATAAGAAAGATTTagcattcttaaaaaaaaatttcttactgCCGTGGACTGAATGCCCTTCTCTTGGCTGCTTTCTGTAACAGTTTCTTAGTAATAAACTGCAAGAACTAACACAAAAACTTTTGCTACAGAGAAGTTAGCATGTCTCAGTCTGAAGACATACTTCTCTTATTTAAAAGCAGTAATCTTGTAAGGGaaccaaatgtttttctttgcttgatttttcttcatgatgacAGATTCACTGTGTTCTCTGGCAGAGTATTACTATGTTTTAAATCTCCAGCCAGAAGCAGAGAATGAGGCAGAGTACCTTTTTAGAGGTCTACAATAGAATATGAAGGTTTTTGTTCTTAAGTGATCCATTCAAATCCAATCTTGGTCCCTCATTCTCATTTTTTCGTAGACTTACATGAAATGAATGTATGGTTTTGATTCAGTGTCCTCTAGAAGTAGCATTATCCCAGCAATCTGATGGCAGTGCCTGTAAAACACCCACTCCAATGGGGCATAAGTTGTATGGCATTTGCACTGCTGAACAGCTCTGCACTGTGAACTTGTAAGTTTGGTGCTCGTCACAAGGACTGGAACAATACAAAGGGTGATTGggcaaaataaacattaaaataagctttgggaaagaaaaatcaacaccCACCATTCTCTCTAGTTAGGAAGTTCAGGCTTGTGACAGTTTGATATCCTTAGTGTGAAGCACACAATCAGAATAAGAACATTCTCCTCTGGAAATGAGAGCAAGCTGGCCACTTCTGAGCTAGTATCTGAATTTGGAGTAGACAGCTAGGTGAACTTGAATTATGTAATTTAGTGGTAAATGGAAATACACCATCTCATAAGTTTAACAGAACTGAaacaattttatatttgtatttggGGGGGGGtattgttttttggggggtggaggggttgtttggggttttttacctCCCCAAACTTGTGAGCCAACATAGGCTCTCATCTACAAATGGTAAAATAAGGATCGGGCTTAGTTTCTTGGTATGGTAACCCAAAACTTCTCACTTTTCTTTGCTGGGAAGAAATTTGCATGGAAATGTAAACACAGTCAGAATGAGGAAGTTCATGATTCCGCATCATGCAGTTTCGCTGTGTACTTCAATCTAGCAACACGCTATAAAGATcctagttttaaaaaagaaaacaataaagtgCAGGCCGTGTGCTTTTTTTCATAGCAGGAGGTATAAGACATTGCTAATAGAGCTAGTGTCCTGCACTCCTTCTTACACTTACCAAATAAGAAAGGACATTTTGGTTGTTTGATCATTGTCATGATAATTTAAGATTCCTCAGAGTGAAGTCCAGCTGTGTTTGCACATCAGCTTGGACTTCAGGACAACACCTCTCACTTGGGACCTCTTCCCCTTACAGAAACTGAAAGTAATAGCAGCAATGGTAAATATGTTACGTATCTTTTAAGCTCTTGAAGTGTATCTACGTGGTATGATGCAGACTTGCAGAGATGCCGACTGCAATATGTTCAGAGCTATCTTAAATTTCTGAACCACCAAGCCTTCATGTATTGAAGATCTGGTGCAGTAGGCACAATTACATATATATTAGGGCCATTTAATCATTATTAACTGCATATAAGGTTATATAATGAAAGAACTTCATTATTGATTAAATAAGACAGCTTAGCACCTATGAAAAATTAacatgattttgattttttaatgtttgtccTAGATATATTCTCATCAGTATGATACACTTAGTAATGACAACAAAAATACATGACTACCCCTGACATGAAGATAAATGTAATTATGACTGTCTTAACAAATTCTGCACAACAGGCCACGT
Proteins encoded in this window:
- the MARCHF1 gene encoding E3 ubiquitin-protein ligase MARCHF1 isoform X1, coding for MLGWCQAIARNPHRLPNSTRTPEVSGDTSNNSTLNDKSPGRSTSRSSNISKASSPTTGTAPRSQSRLSVCPSTQDICRSTALHDLSEDELEHATPVMVLTPSNRESGKKQVKRRFRRKKETGDNGEHTEKQGKGRDCKLHPQPVRPSWNASDSSSSSDESQWAQARRRAREKSRMPRRGRRNNRSCTNHDGSSNNNAVELVTLGTMRKKKQEVSDSENPTLNHRRRRVPRLKESQSSASSQEPRISSRKCGKSKGKSYYRDQQPASILRDNKDSKDCFAEAGSGSDALAVADNGAPAGAGTSVSDAVRKPPVLYDDWSDDLEVCRICHCEGDDESPLITPCRCTGTLRFVHQACLHQWIKSSDTRCCELCKYDFIMETKLKPLRKWEKLQMTTSERRKIVCSVTFHVIAITCVVWSLYVLIDRTAEEIKQGNDNGVLEWPFWTKLVVVAIGFTGGLVFMYVQCKVYVQLWRRLKAYNRVIFVQNCPDTAKKLEEKNSSCTQTSDVKDAVVVPVAQTGTNSQPAAEETTSEVMPV
- the MARCHF1 gene encoding E3 ubiquitin-protein ligase MARCHF1 isoform X2, yielding MPLQQISVVPARETASNGRSSMGRNKEKSKEVENDKSPGRSTSRSSNISKASSPTTGTAPRSQSRLSVCPSTQDICRSTALHDLSEDELEHATPVMVLTPSNRESGKKQVKRRFRRKKETGDNGEHTEKQGKGRDCKLHPQPVRPSWNASDSSSSSDESQWAQARRRAREKSRMPRRGRRNNRSCTNHDGSSNNNAVELVTLGTMRKKKQEVSDSENPTLNHRRRRVPRLKESQSSASSQEPRISSRKCGKSKGKSYYRDQQPASILRDNKDSKDCFAEAGSGSDALAVADNGAPAGAGTSVSDAVRKPPVLYDDWSDDLEVCRICHCEGDDESPLITPCRCTGTLRFVHQACLHQWIKSSDTRCCELCKYDFIMETKLKPLRKWEKLQMTTSERRKIVCSVTFHVIAITCVVWSLYVLIDRTAEEIKQGNDNGVLEWPFWTKLVVVAIGFTGGLVFMYVQCKVYVQLWRRLKAYNRVIFVQNCPDTAKKLEEKNSSCTQTSDVKDAVVVPVAQTGTNSQPAAEETTSEVMPV
- the MARCHF1 gene encoding E3 ubiquitin-protein ligase MARCHF1 isoform X3: MLGWCQAIARNPHRLPNSTRTPEVSGDTSNNSTLASSPTTGTAPRSQSRLSVCPSTQDICRSTALHDLSEDELEHATPVMVLTPSNRESGKKQVKRRFRRKKETGDNGEHTEKQGKGRDCKLHPQPVRPSWNASDSSSSSDESQWAQARRRAREKSRMPRRGRRNNRSCTNHDGSSNNNAVELVTLGTMRKKKQEVSDSENPTLNHRRRRVPRLKESQSSASSQEPRISSRKCGKSKGKSYYRDQQPASILRDNKDSKDCFAEAGSGSDALAVADNGAPAGAGTSVSDAVRKPPVLYDDWSDDLEVCRICHCEGDDESPLITPCRCTGTLRFVHQACLHQWIKSSDTRCCELCKYDFIMETKLKPLRKWEKLQMTTSERRKIVCSVTFHVIAITCVVWSLYVLIDRTAEEIKQGNDNGVLEWPFWTKLVVVAIGFTGGLVFMYVQCKVYVQLWRRLKAYNRVIFVQNCPDTAKKLEEKNSSCTQTSDVKDAVVVPVAQTGTNSQPAAEETTSEVMPV
- the MARCHF1 gene encoding E3 ubiquitin-protein ligase MARCHF1 isoform X4, translating into MVLTPSNRESGKKQVKRRFRRKKETGDNGEHTEKQGKGRDCKLHPQPVRPSWNASDSSSSSDESQWAQARRRAREKSRMPRRGRRNNRSCTNHDGSSNNNAVELVTLGTMRKKKQEVSDSENPTLNHRRRRVPRLKESQSSASSQEPRISSRKCGKSKGKSYYRDQQPASILRDNKDSKDCFAEAGSGSDALAVADNGAPAGAGTSVSDAVRKPPVLYDDWSDDLEVCRICHCEGDDESPLITPCRCTGTLRFVHQACLHQWIKSSDTRCCELCKYDFIMETKLKPLRKWEKLQMTTSERRKIVCSVTFHVIAITCVVWSLYVLIDRTAEEIKQGNDNGVLEWPFWTKLVVVAIGFTGGLVFMYVQCKVYVQLWRRLKAYNRVIFVQNCPDTAKKLEEKNSSCTQTSDVKDAVVVPVAQTGTNSQPAAEETTSEVMPV